A window of Phyllobacterium sp. T1293 contains these coding sequences:
- a CDS encoding SRPBCC family protein, giving the protein MTSDTAEADTALRYEYDLDAAPSKVWRALTVPEFVARWLLPDPQAPQEPSRISLEVIEADTERFVRYSMREEDEAVPDSIVTFRIDPNGSGGTTFSIVHEPVTLAKPISRTAANGNAPPTTMRLAA; this is encoded by the coding sequence ATGACCAGCGACACGGCAGAAGCCGACACCGCCCTGCGTTACGAATATGATCTGGATGCCGCACCTTCGAAAGTCTGGCGCGCGCTGACCGTGCCGGAATTCGTTGCCCGCTGGCTGCTGCCTGATCCGCAGGCGCCACAGGAGCCATCGCGTATCTCCCTTGAAGTCATCGAAGCCGATACGGAGCGCTTTGTCCGCTATTCCATGCGCGAAGAAGATGAAGCGGTGCCTGATAGCATCGTCACCTTCCGGATCGATCCCAATGGCTCGGGCGGCACCACGTTCAGCATTGTGCATGAGCCTGTAACCTTGGCAAAGCCGATCAGCCGCACCGCTGCCAACGGCAACGCGCCGCCGACAACCATGCGCCTCGCCGCTTAA
- a CDS encoding ArsR/SmtB family transcription factor, whose product MSEVDIFKALADPTRRAVFERLADGEKNATELREGFSLSQPAMSQHLAVLRSAGLVAEQKTGRHVHYRVNPDGLAQIHQWLNRYRAFWPQRVDELKQLLKEMDQ is encoded by the coding sequence ATGTCAGAGGTCGATATATTCAAGGCACTTGCCGATCCCACCCGCCGCGCCGTGTTTGAACGGCTGGCCGATGGCGAGAAGAACGCGACGGAGCTGCGCGAGGGGTTTTCCCTGTCCCAGCCCGCCATGTCACAGCATCTTGCGGTGTTGCGTTCCGCCGGGCTTGTTGCCGAACAAAAAACCGGCCGCCATGTTCACTACCGGGTCAACCCGGATGGACTGGCGCAAATCCACCAATGGCTTAACCGCTACCGTGCCTTTTGGCCGCAGCGCGTCGATGAACTGAAGCAGCTTTTGAAGGAGATGGATCAATGA
- a CDS encoding DJ-1/PfpI family protein, which yields MADLITIVIPIYNGVTHLDFTGPHQFMSRLPDTKVIVASMNGEDVGADGLVFSGLSDLSAIERCDVLFVPGGSGCTGALQNEAFVAAIRRLGLSAQYITSVCTGSLILGAAGLLKGKRAACHWAWRDMLLPFGAIPDIDRVVRDGNILTGGGVTAGIDFVLTLIAELRGDEAAQRIQLMLEYAPAPPFNAGRPDTAPQAIVDAVLSWMQPFVQQRHDEVALAAARLTG from the coding sequence ATGGCCGACCTGATCACTATCGTCATCCCAATCTATAATGGCGTCACCCATCTCGACTTCACCGGCCCGCACCAATTTATGTCCCGCCTGCCCGACACGAAAGTCATTGTCGCGTCCATGAACGGCGAAGATGTCGGTGCCGACGGCCTCGTCTTCTCTGGTCTCTCTGATCTTTCAGCAATCGAGCGTTGTGACGTGCTGTTTGTGCCCGGTGGTTCCGGTTGCACAGGTGCCTTGCAGAATGAAGCGTTTGTCGCCGCAATCCGCCGCCTTGGGCTTTCTGCACAATATATCACCTCGGTCTGCACCGGTTCCCTGATCCTCGGCGCTGCAGGTCTTCTTAAAGGCAAACGAGCGGCCTGCCACTGGGCATGGCGGGATATGCTGCTGCCATTCGGCGCTATTCCCGACATTGATCGCGTGGTGCGCGATGGCAATATACTGACCGGCGGCGGCGTTACCGCTGGTATTGATTTCGTATTGACCCTGATCGCAGAATTGCGCGGAGACGAGGCCGCACAGCGCATTCAGCTGATGCTGGAATATGCACCTGCCCCGCCCTTTAACGCAGGCCGTCCCGATACTGCTCCGCAAGCCATTGTCGATGCGGTTCTCAGCTGGATGCAACCCTTCGTGCAACAGCGCCATGACGAGGTTGCCTTGGCCGCCGCTCGCCTGACAGGATAA
- a CDS encoding GlxA family transcriptional regulator, with translation MARHIGFFVFPAFQILDLTGPLSAFQIAGPDYRLHVISAEGGLVASTMGLEVMTVQAGDQSFDTLVVAGGYGARLASQTGPLPAMIRDIASRSRRVASVCTGAFLLATAGILDGKRATTHWRRAADLQKRFPDIAVDGDKIYVRDGPVWTSAGITAGIDLALALIEDDLGADAARAVAQELVVYHRRPGGQSQFSAMLELEPDSDRVRRALSFAREHLHEALPVERLAEAACLSPRQFGRAFRAETGETPAKAVERLRAEAARVRIESGSEPIETIAVSVGFIDPERMRRAFLRLYGQPPQALKRAARALRVIG, from the coding sequence ATGGCCCGCCATATCGGATTTTTCGTCTTTCCTGCGTTCCAGATTCTCGATCTGACGGGGCCGTTGTCTGCCTTTCAGATTGCCGGGCCGGACTACCGGCTGCATGTCATCTCAGCGGAGGGTGGATTGGTGGCAAGCACCATGGGCCTCGAAGTCATGACTGTGCAAGCGGGAGACCAGTCTTTCGATACGCTGGTTGTAGCTGGCGGCTATGGTGCGCGGCTTGCATCGCAAACCGGGCCGCTTCCCGCAATGATAAGAGATATTGCGTCCCGCTCGCGCAGGGTTGCCAGTGTATGCACTGGAGCCTTTCTTTTAGCGACGGCAGGTATTCTTGACGGCAAGCGAGCGACAACCCATTGGCGGCGTGCGGCGGATCTGCAAAAGCGCTTTCCCGATATCGCGGTTGATGGCGACAAAATTTACGTGAGGGATGGCCCGGTCTGGACGTCGGCTGGTATCACGGCGGGAATTGATCTGGCACTGGCACTGATTGAGGACGATCTTGGTGCCGATGCAGCGCGGGCGGTGGCGCAGGAACTGGTGGTCTATCATCGCCGTCCGGGTGGCCAGTCGCAATTTTCCGCCATGCTGGAACTGGAGCCCGATAGCGACCGGGTACGGCGTGCTTTGAGCTTTGCCCGTGAGCATTTGCATGAGGCATTACCTGTGGAACGGCTGGCAGAGGCTGCCTGTCTCAGTCCGCGTCAGTTTGGCCGGGCATTTCGGGCTGAGACGGGGGAAACTCCGGCGAAAGCAGTGGAACGTCTGCGGGCGGAAGCGGCACGAGTGCGGATTGAATCGGGTAGTGAACCGATTGAGACTATTGCGGTTTCCGTAGGATTCATTGATCCGGAACGCATGCGGCGCGCTTTTTTAAGGCTTTATGGTCAGCCGCCGCAGGCTTTGAAGCGCGCTGCACGCGCGCTTCGTGTTATCGGGTAG